From a region of the Castor canadensis chromosome 7, mCasCan1.hap1v2, whole genome shotgun sequence genome:
- the Foxe3 gene encoding forkhead box protein E3, translating into MTGRSDMDPPAAFSGFPALPSLAPSGPPPSPLVGAEPGREPEEVVAAGGGEADPSPTPGPGRRRRRPLQRGKPPYSYIALIAMALAHAPGRRLTLAAIYRFITERFAFYRDSPRKWQNSIRHNLTLNDCFVKVPREPGNPGKGNYWTLDPAAADMFDNGSFLRRRKRFKRAELPAHAAAPPGPPLPFPYAPYAPAPGPALLAPPPAASGPAPPARLFGVDSLVSLQPELAGLGAPEPPCCAAPDAAAFPPCAAAASPQLYSQAPERLGLPPTRPGPLPAEPLLALAGQASVLGPLSPGEAYLRQPGFTPGLERYL; encoded by the coding sequence ATGACAGGGCGCAGCGACATGGATCCGCCCGCCGCCTTCTCCGGCTTCCCGGCGCTGCCCTCGCTAGCGCCGTCGGGGCCGCCGCCGTCGCCGCTCGTGGGAGCCGAGCCAGGGCGGGAACCCGAGGAAGTGGTGGCGGCGGGAGGCGGGGAGGCGGACCCCAGCCCCACGCCGGGCCCGGGGAGGCGGCGGCGACGGCCCCTGCAGCGCGGAAAGCCGCCCTACTCATACATCGCGCTCATCGCCATGGCCCTGGCGCACGCCCCGGGCCGCCGCCTCACCCTGGCCGCCATCTACCGCTTCATCACCGAGCGCTTCGCCTTCTACCGCGACAGCCCGCGCAAGTGGCAGAACAGCATCCGCCACAACCTCACGCTCAACGACTGCTTCGTCAAGGTGCCCCGTGAGCCGGGCAACCCGGGCAAGGGCAACTACTGGACGCTGGACCCCGCGGCCGCAGACATGTTCGACAACGGCAGCTTTCTGCGGCGCCGTAAGCGCTTCAAGCGCGCCGAGCTGCCCGCGCACGCGGCCGCGCCGCCGGGGCCCCCGCTGCCCTTCCCCTACGCGCCCTACGCGCCCGCGCCCGGGCCCGCGCTGCTCGCGCCGCCGCCCGCCGCCTCAGGCCCCGCGCCGCCCGCGCGCCTCTTCGGCGTGGACAGCTTGGTGAGCCTGCAGCCCGAGCTGGCGGGGCTGGGCGCCCCCGAGCCGCCCTGCTGCGCGGCGCCCGACGCCGCCGCCTTCCCGCCCTGTGCGGCCGCCGCCTCGCCGCAGCTCTACTCGCAGGCTCCAGAACGCCTAGGGCTGCCCCCGACGCGCCCCGGGCCGCTGCCCGCCGAGCCCCTCCTGGCCTTGGCCGGGCAGGCCAGCGTGCTAGGGCCACTCAGCCCCGGGGAGGCCTACCTGCGGCAGCCTGGCTTCACGCCCGGGCTGGAGCGCTACCTGTga